Proteins from a single region of Bos indicus isolate NIAB-ARS_2022 breed Sahiwal x Tharparkar chromosome 6, NIAB-ARS_B.indTharparkar_mat_pri_1.0, whole genome shotgun sequence:
- the LOC139183511 gene encoding fatty acid-binding protein, intestinal-like, with amino-acid sequence MAFNGTWKLDRNENYEKFMGKKGINVVKRKLPAHDNLKLRITQGNKFTVKESSTFPTIEIIFELGVTFNYSLPDGTEISGAWALEGDKLVGKFKRLDNGNALNTVREITGGEMVQTYTY; translated from the exons ATGGCGTTTAATGGTACTTGGAAGTTAGACAGAAATGAGAACTATGAAAAGTTCATGGGAAAAAAGG GTATTAATGTGGTGAAAAGGAAGCTTCCAGCTCATGATAATTTGAAACTGAGAATTACACAAGGAAATAAATTCACAGTCAAAGAATCAAGCACTTTTCCAAccattgaaattatttttgagcTTGGTGTCACTTTTAATTATAGCCTCCCAGATGGAACTGAAATCAGT GGGGCGTGGGCCCTGGAGGGAGATAAACTTGTCGGAAAATTTAAACGGTTGGACAATGGAAATGCACTAAATACTGTCCGAGAAATTACAGGTGGCGAGATGGTCCAG ACTTACACTTATTAA